One region of Chitinophaga varians genomic DNA includes:
- a CDS encoding SRPBCC family protein produces MSDNTVSLHRVLKTTPEKVYRAFTQPLALAAWLPPYGFLCTVHEMDVKVGGKHRASFHNFSTGNGHSFGGTYLELKPGELIKYSDKFEDPNLPGEMTTTVSLRKTIAGTEIKITQEGIPAVIPVEMCYLGWQESLEKLAKLVEPEIPDA; encoded by the coding sequence ATGTCAGACAATACAGTTTCACTACACAGAGTACTTAAGACAACTCCTGAGAAAGTATACCGCGCTTTCACTCAACCACTGGCCCTTGCAGCCTGGCTGCCTCCCTACGGGTTTCTCTGCACTGTCCATGAAATGGACGTGAAAGTAGGTGGCAAACACAGGGCGTCATTCCATAACTTCTCTACCGGCAATGGTCACTCTTTTGGAGGAACATACCTGGAGCTGAAGCCTGGTGAGCTGATAAAATATTCGGATAAATTTGAAGATCCCAATTTGCCGGGAGAAATGACCACCACCGTCTCCCTCCGGAAAACGATAGCCGGCACAGAAATAAAAATTACCCAGGAAGGAATTCCTGCCGTCATTCCTGTAGAGATGTGTTACCTTGGCTGGCAGGAGTCACTGGAGAAACTGGCGAAATTAGTGGAGCCGGAGATACCGGACGCATGA
- a CDS encoding aminopeptidase P family protein codes for MFSKETYINRRARLQADMGSGIILLPGNDDSGMNYRDNIYPFRQDSTILYFTGLDRPGLTFLLDIDHNREILFGNEATVEEIMWTGPVDSLAADAARAGLTDIRPLSQLGDFLAQAVQQQRPVHFLPPYRPEHTLKLSAWLGIPAATVAQRVSVPLIKAVISQRAIKTAEEIAQIETAVNTTIDMQLKAMELAAAGVTETAIAGRLQAVAIAAGGNISFPVILTANGQFLHNHPHQTAFRDGQLVLCDCGAENAMRYAGDLTRTHPVNKKFSTAQREVYDIVYNAYKAAADAVRPGIRFKDVHLLACEQLAAGLISLGLMKGNAKEAVAAGAHALFFPCGLGHMLGLDIHDMEGLGEEYVGYTDTLKKSREFGLKSLRLGRELEEGFVFTIEPGIYFNPLLNAAWEAEGKHRDFICYDKLAAYNDFGGVRLEDNFLITATGSRILGRPFAKTATEIEELIASL; via the coding sequence GTGTTTTCAAAAGAAACTTATATCAACAGAAGGGCCAGGCTGCAGGCTGATATGGGCAGCGGTATTATTTTATTGCCCGGCAACGACGACAGCGGCATGAACTACCGGGACAATATCTATCCTTTCCGGCAGGACAGCACCATCCTGTATTTCACCGGCCTCGACAGGCCGGGGCTTACCTTTCTGCTGGACATCGATCATAACCGGGAGATATTATTTGGCAACGAAGCCACGGTGGAAGAGATCATGTGGACCGGCCCCGTGGACTCACTGGCAGCAGACGCCGCCCGGGCGGGACTGACAGACATAAGGCCATTATCGCAGCTGGGGGATTTTCTGGCGCAGGCCGTACAACAACAACGCCCGGTCCATTTTCTGCCACCCTACCGGCCGGAACACACCCTGAAGCTCTCCGCCTGGCTGGGCATTCCTGCGGCAACGGTAGCACAGCGTGTATCCGTTCCGTTGATAAAAGCAGTCATCAGCCAGCGTGCCATTAAAACAGCTGAAGAGATAGCACAGATAGAGACCGCCGTGAACACCACCATAGACATGCAGCTGAAAGCCATGGAACTGGCCGCTGCGGGGGTGACAGAAACAGCGATCGCCGGCCGCCTGCAGGCCGTGGCCATCGCTGCCGGCGGTAATATATCCTTTCCCGTTATATTGACGGCCAATGGCCAGTTCCTGCACAACCACCCGCACCAAACCGCTTTCCGTGACGGTCAGCTGGTGCTCTGCGACTGTGGCGCAGAAAACGCAATGCGGTATGCCGGCGACCTTACCCGTACCCATCCTGTCAATAAAAAATTCAGCACCGCGCAACGGGAAGTCTACGATATCGTATACAACGCCTATAAAGCTGCCGCCGATGCCGTAAGACCAGGCATCCGGTTTAAAGATGTTCACCTGCTGGCCTGCGAACAGCTGGCAGCCGGGCTGATCTCCCTCGGCCTCATGAAAGGCAATGCCAAAGAAGCCGTGGCAGCGGGCGCACATGCCCTCTTCTTCCCCTGTGGCCTCGGACATATGCTGGGACTGGACATTCATGATATGGAAGGTTTGGGCGAGGAATACGTTGGTTATACAGATACCCTGAAGAAAAGCAGGGAGTTCGGATTAAAGTCGCTCCGCCTCGGCCGTGAGCTGGAAGAAGGTTTTGTTTTCACGATAGAACCCGGCATCTACTTCAATCCCCTGCTCAACGCCGCCTGGGAAGCCGAAGGTAAACACCGCGATTTTATCTGCTACGATAAACTGGCCGCCTACAATGATTTTGGCGGCGTGCGACTGGAAGACAATTTCCTGATAACAGCCACCGGTAGCCGCATTCTTGGCCGTCCGTTCGCTAAAACAGCTACTGAAATCGAAGAACTGATTGCTTCTTTATAA
- a CDS encoding DUF2147 domain-containing protein, translated as MKLLTLVLGLCMASLTGFSQVAGAINGQWLNPEKDGKVEIYESSGKYYGKLIWMKEPYEADGKTPRKDSKNKDAKLRERPVMNMVILTNFKFEKGKWVDGEVYDPKSGKTYSSVMALKGDKLEIRGYIGTPLLGRTAIFTRP; from the coding sequence ATGAAACTATTGACATTGGTATTAGGGCTATGTATGGCCAGTCTGACAGGATTTTCGCAAGTTGCCGGCGCTATCAACGGACAGTGGCTTAACCCGGAAAAAGACGGCAAAGTGGAAATCTATGAGTCTTCCGGAAAATATTATGGTAAACTGATATGGATGAAAGAGCCATATGAGGCCGATGGAAAAACACCCCGGAAAGACTCCAAAAACAAAGATGCCAAACTGCGGGAGCGGCCGGTCATGAACATGGTGATACTGACCAATTTCAAATTTGAAAAAGGGAAATGGGTAGATGGTGAAGTGTACGATCCCAAAAGCGGTAAGACGTACAGCAGCGTTATGGCACTGAAAGGCGATAAGCTGGAGATCAGAGGTTACATTGGCACGCCGCTGTTAGGCAGGACGGCCATATTCACCAGGCCCTGA
- a CDS encoding acyl-CoA desaturase: MVIIIFFAASWYLSLFSQTFFQHRYAAHGAFTMNKGWERFFFIFTYITQGSSYMSPRAYGVMHRLHHAHTDTELDPHSPSYSSNIFSMMWDTRTVYQQVLHGKMEVEPRYTRNLPEWGWFDRFANSALSRLLWVAAYVLFFIVFATNPYQYLLLPIIVTMGAFHGAIVNWFAHKYGYINFKLRNTAMNLLFVDVLMLGESYHNNHHKHPSSVNFGRRWFEVDPVYYVIRLLSFLKVIRLSHQPKAC; this comes from the coding sequence ATGGTCATCATTATTTTTTTTGCTGCCAGCTGGTATCTTTCTTTATTCTCCCAGACTTTTTTTCAGCACCGATATGCCGCTCATGGCGCATTTACCATGAATAAAGGCTGGGAACGGTTTTTCTTTATATTTACCTATATCACGCAAGGATCGTCCTATATGAGCCCCAGGGCTTACGGGGTTATGCACAGATTACATCACGCGCACACAGATACAGAGCTGGACCCGCATTCACCTTCCTACTCGTCAAATATATTTTCGATGATGTGGGATACCAGAACGGTATATCAGCAGGTACTCCATGGTAAAATGGAAGTCGAGCCGCGGTACACGAGAAACCTCCCGGAGTGGGGCTGGTTTGACCGGTTTGCCAACAGCGCCCTTTCCCGGCTGCTCTGGGTAGCGGCTTATGTGCTGTTTTTTATCGTATTTGCCACAAATCCGTACCAGTACCTGCTTTTACCAATTATAGTAACGATGGGCGCCTTCCACGGAGCGATAGTGAACTGGTTTGCGCACAAATATGGTTATATCAATTTCAAGCTGCGAAACACCGCCATGAACCTGTTGTTCGTGGATGTGTTAATGTTGGGTGAATCTTACCACAATAACCACCATAAGCATCCGTCTTCTGTGAATTTCGGTCGGCGCTGGTTTGAGGTAGACCCGGTGTACTATGTTATCCGCCTGTTGTCTTTTTTAAAAGTTATCAGGCTGAGTCATCAGCCCAAAGCTTGCTAA
- a CDS encoding cold-shock protein: MGDSFSKKENRNKKNKAKQDKAQKMQDRKTNNNKGKSLEDMLAYVDENGNLSSFPPKETRKVPIDSNDILIGATPRPPEDPIRTGVINFFNTTKGFGFITDDKSRESIFFHVNDVAEPVKERDKVSFVRERNAKGYNATAVKKAGPEPKNSF; encoded by the coding sequence ATGGGTGATTCTTTTTCAAAAAAAGAAAACAGAAACAAAAAAAACAAAGCAAAACAAGACAAAGCACAAAAAATGCAGGACCGGAAAACGAACAATAACAAAGGTAAGAGCCTGGAAGACATGCTCGCCTATGTAGATGAGAATGGCAATCTCAGTTCGTTTCCCCCGAAAGAAACCAGAAAAGTCCCGATAGACTCAAATGATATCCTCATAGGCGCTACGCCCCGGCCTCCGGAAGATCCCATCAGAACGGGTGTCATTAATTTTTTCAATACCACCAAAGGATTTGGGTTTATTACGGATGATAAGTCCAGGGAAAGTATATTCTTTCATGTTAACGATGTAGCTGAACCTGTAAAAGAGAGAGACAAAGTGTCTTTTGTACGGGAGAGAAACGCAAAGGGCTACAATGCCACCGCGGTTAAAAAAGCCGGTCCCGAACCTAAAAATTCTTTCTGA
- a CDS encoding RNA recognition motif domain-containing protein has product MNIFVGNLSSQTTEQHLTAQFSPFGIVRNCKIVTDNYTGRSRGFAFVEMPVDAEAERAIRDLNGTAIDSQSIVVNEARPRVERERFSRSRY; this is encoded by the coding sequence ATGAACATTTTTGTTGGCAATTTAAGCAGCCAGACAACTGAACAACACTTAACCGCCCAGTTTTCCCCATTTGGCATTGTACGCAATTGCAAAATAGTTACAGACAATTATACCGGCCGTTCCAGAGGCTTCGCTTTTGTGGAAATGCCCGTTGATGCTGAGGCAGAACGTGCTATCAGAGATCTGAACGGCACCGCCATCGACTCACAGTCTATTGTTGTTAATGAAGCCAGGCCAAGAGTAGAGCGGGAACGCTTTTCAAGGTCCAGGTATTAA
- a CDS encoding aminotransferase class V-fold PLP-dependent enzyme has protein sequence MASYPLPCKSRLEDYFAVYRRHTIGLQQVFHSPYGEKRIVYADWTASGRAYGPIEDMLRQQVLPFVGNTHTHATIIGTYMSEAYEAAKHIIKTHVNATEEDILLFCGSGMTSAVNKLQRILGLRVPGRAADYLHCALRHETQRPVVFITHMEHHSNQVSWLETVATVEIIGHDTDGNVDLQHFSALLERYKDRPVKIAAVTAASNVTGILTPYHDIAKLVHRYSGWCFVDFACAAPYCHINLHPEDAAASLDAVYFSPHKFLGGPGTPGVLIFNKNLYHNAVPDHPGGGTVDYTNPWHGHDYTADIAQREDGGTPPFLQGIKAAMCIRLKENMQVRYIRQREAALLDIILPRLARIPQLQVLEPQAVHRLGVVSFIVTGVHYNLVVRLLNDRFGIQLRGGCSCAGTYGHMLLQVDREQSHAIRQSILSGDLSHKPGWVRLSVHPTMTDQEVHYILDAIETTIFHVKEWSSDYHYDASSNEYHFKGIVEKSPQQQVLGWFNTGS, from the coding sequence ATGGCATCTTATCCCCTGCCCTGCAAAAGCCGGCTGGAAGACTATTTCGCTGTTTACCGCCGTCATACTATCGGTCTTCAGCAGGTTTTTCATTCCCCTTATGGCGAAAAAAGAATTGTCTATGCCGACTGGACCGCCAGCGGGCGTGCCTATGGGCCTATCGAAGATATGTTGCGGCAACAGGTACTGCCCTTTGTGGGTAACACCCATACCCATGCCACTATCATTGGCACGTACATGTCTGAAGCATATGAAGCAGCGAAACATATCATTAAAACACATGTCAACGCCACGGAAGAAGATATCCTGCTTTTCTGCGGCAGCGGCATGACCAGCGCTGTCAACAAGTTACAACGGATACTGGGCCTGCGGGTGCCCGGCCGCGCTGCAGACTACCTGCACTGCGCACTACGGCATGAAACACAAAGACCGGTTGTATTTATCACCCATATGGAGCACCACAGCAATCAGGTGAGCTGGCTGGAAACTGTGGCCACCGTGGAAATCATCGGGCACGATACAGATGGCAACGTGGACCTGCAACATTTCAGCGCGTTATTGGAGCGGTACAAAGACCGTCCTGTTAAGATCGCTGCCGTCACCGCCGCGTCTAATGTGACCGGCATCCTGACGCCTTACCACGACATCGCGAAACTGGTACACCGCTACAGCGGCTGGTGTTTCGTGGACTTTGCGTGCGCGGCGCCTTACTGTCATATCAACCTGCACCCCGAAGATGCCGCGGCCAGCCTGGACGCGGTCTATTTTTCACCGCATAAATTCCTGGGCGGGCCAGGAACGCCGGGCGTATTGATTTTTAACAAAAACCTTTACCATAACGCTGTCCCAGATCATCCCGGCGGCGGCACCGTAGACTATACGAACCCATGGCACGGCCACGACTATACTGCCGATATCGCGCAACGGGAAGACGGCGGCACACCACCTTTTCTGCAGGGCATCAAAGCGGCCATGTGCATCCGGCTGAAAGAAAACATGCAGGTGCGTTACATCCGGCAGCGGGAAGCAGCGCTGCTGGACATTATTCTCCCGCGGCTGGCACGGATACCACAGTTGCAGGTGCTGGAGCCACAGGCCGTACATCGCTTGGGGGTCGTCTCCTTTATTGTGACAGGGGTACATTACAACCTGGTCGTACGGCTGCTCAATGACCGGTTCGGCATCCAGCTGCGCGGTGGATGTTCCTGCGCCGGTACCTATGGCCATATGCTGCTCCAGGTAGACAGGGAGCAGTCTCATGCCATCCGGCAGTCCATCCTTTCCGGGGACCTCTCCCATAAGCCCGGCTGGGTGAGGCTGTCCGTTCACCCTACCATGACCGATCAGGAGGTACATTATATACTGGACGCCATTGAAACCACCATTTTCCATGTAAAGGAATGGAGCAGCGACTATCACTACGATGCTTCCTCCAATGAATATCATTTTAAAGGAATAGTTGAAAAATCGCCACAGCAACAGGTATTGGGCTGGTTTAACACAGGGAGCTGA
- a CDS encoding DUF4395 domain-containing protein yields MNKFIQFGEKVDGYDIPVLNEREIRAAAGILFLATYTSLMFILFDGNFVMLKYVISLFLLDLLIRVFISPRFAPTLILGRLIVRNQVPEYVGAPQKRFAWSIGIVLSATMFYLFLIVNAYSPITALVCFICLCFLFFEAAFGICLGCLAYPLFFKKAVQHCPGEVCGPQHRQAIQKVSAGQLAMLALFIALPVLASFFLHRHFSKAPHAMFKFSETTKTK; encoded by the coding sequence ATGAACAAGTTTATCCAATTCGGCGAAAAAGTAGATGGTTATGATATTCCCGTGTTAAATGAGCGGGAGATCAGGGCCGCAGCAGGTATTCTCTTCCTCGCCACTTATACCTCCCTGATGTTTATTCTTTTTGACGGTAACTTTGTGATGCTCAAATACGTCATCTCCCTTTTCCTGCTTGACCTGCTGATACGGGTGTTTATCAGTCCGCGGTTTGCCCCTACCCTGATTTTAGGGCGATTGATTGTCCGCAACCAGGTACCTGAATATGTAGGCGCGCCACAGAAGCGGTTTGCCTGGAGTATTGGCATCGTACTGTCGGCCACCATGTTTTATCTTTTCCTGATTGTCAATGCCTACAGCCCTATCACTGCCCTGGTATGCTTTATTTGCCTTTGTTTCCTGTTTTTTGAGGCGGCCTTTGGCATCTGCCTGGGATGCCTTGCTTATCCGCTTTTCTTTAAGAAAGCCGTGCAGCATTGTCCCGGTGAAGTATGTGGACCGCAGCACCGGCAGGCCATCCAGAAAGTATCTGCCGGTCAGCTGGCCATGCTGGCATTGTTCATCGCGTTGCCGGTACTGGCATCGTTTTTCCTGCACCGGCATTTCAGCAAAGCGCCGCATGCCATGTTCAAATTCTCCGAAACGACTAAAACAAAGTAG
- a CDS encoding sensor histidine kinase: MKKFSDIRRYELYRWLVPAFWLLNLLQDLVEGAGNFPLRAVNETWLALYISVINYRLLEHALPKLSWKRAGYGFWVLLSYLFAYSIGLFLWRAFGVTLHIFTPLGNPIPIQDRLGALVGYSVAAVAFFAIIRHLYNYIKLKQHAQQLRIVSQQAELNYLKSQTNPHFLFNTLNNIYSLARDKSDLAPESILRLSKMLRYMLYETGEPYIAVEKDLKIIDDYIALEKLRYDDSLRVNFNHDLEDMKQALPPLLLIPLVENAFKHGASETRERPFVDIHLSIKKRQLFFVVKNSTGEPAGDGGFNAQIGLSNLRRQLELLYTDYHLDIQRGDYIFTATLKINLSSHV; the protein is encoded by the coding sequence ATGAAAAAATTTTCAGACATCAGACGTTATGAGCTGTACCGCTGGCTGGTACCTGCTTTCTGGCTGTTGAACCTATTGCAGGACCTGGTAGAAGGCGCCGGCAACTTCCCGCTGCGGGCGGTGAACGAAACGTGGCTGGCCCTTTATATATCTGTGATCAATTACCGGCTGTTGGAACATGCCTTGCCGAAACTAAGCTGGAAACGCGCGGGATACGGTTTTTGGGTGTTGTTGTCCTATCTTTTTGCGTATTCCATCGGGCTGTTCCTGTGGCGCGCGTTCGGCGTCACCCTGCATATATTTACACCCCTGGGCAATCCTATTCCCATACAGGACAGGCTGGGTGCACTGGTGGGCTACAGCGTGGCGGCAGTGGCGTTCTTTGCCATCATCAGGCATCTTTACAACTACATCAAACTAAAACAACATGCACAACAGCTGCGTATTGTGAGCCAGCAGGCGGAACTGAATTACCTGAAATCGCAGACCAACCCTCATTTTTTGTTCAATACGCTGAATAATATCTATTCGCTGGCGCGCGATAAATCAGACCTGGCGCCGGAATCCATTCTCCGGTTGTCGAAGATGCTACGGTATATGCTATACGAAACCGGAGAGCCGTATATCGCTGTTGAAAAAGACCTGAAGATTATTGATGATTATATCGCGTTGGAGAAGTTGCGTTATGATGATTCCCTGCGGGTGAATTTTAACCACGACCTGGAAGATATGAAGCAGGCATTGCCTCCGTTGCTACTCATTCCGCTGGTGGAAAATGCGTTTAAACACGGAGCATCTGAAACAAGAGAGCGTCCTTTTGTAGATATCCATCTCTCCATCAAAAAAAGGCAATTGTTTTTTGTGGTAAAAAACTCCACAGGAGAGCCGGCAGGCGATGGCGGCTTCAATGCACAGATCGGTCTTTCTAACCTCCGGCGGCAGCTGGAATTGCTCTACACGGATTATCACCTCGATATACAAAGGGGCGACTATATATTCACCGCCACGTTGAAAATCAATCTTTCAAGCCATGTCTAA
- a CDS encoding LytR/AlgR family response regulator transcription factor produces the protein MSKIKCIVIEDEPLAAKVLTDYISQVPFLELQKVFKDALLASDFLLQQHTDLMFLDIHLPRLKGMAFLKTLADPPAVIVTTAYHQYAVEGFNLNVTDYLLKPFEFERFLTAVNKVRVRRRAGFYFRQCAKTQGAYTVFRNIVCRKPTGIHPYCDHQTGIYFQNGHQ, from the coding sequence ATGTCTAAAATCAAATGTATTGTCATAGAAGACGAACCGCTGGCAGCGAAAGTGCTCACTGACTATATCTCGCAGGTGCCTTTCCTGGAACTGCAAAAAGTGTTTAAAGACGCGCTGCTGGCATCGGACTTCCTGTTGCAGCAGCACACGGACCTAATGTTCCTGGATATTCACCTGCCAAGGCTGAAAGGCATGGCCTTTCTGAAGACGCTCGCAGACCCGCCGGCGGTGATCGTTACCACGGCCTATCACCAGTATGCAGTGGAGGGTTTTAACCTCAACGTGACAGACTACCTGCTGAAACCTTTTGAGTTTGAACGGTTCCTGACTGCCGTGAATAAAGTAAGGGTCCGGCGAAGAGCGGGATTTTATTTTCGTCAGTGTGCAAAAACGCAGGGTGCGTATACCGTTTTCAGAAATATTGTATGTAGAAAGCCAACGGGAATACATCCGTATTGTGACCACCAAACAGGAATATATTTCCAAAATGGGCACCAGTGA
- a CDS encoding LytTR family DNA-binding domain-containing protein, with product MRIPFSEILYVESQREYIRIVTTKQEYISKMGTSEIEELLPARTFKRVHRSFIVSVNKIESYTAEEIVMHGVSIPIGRGYKDVIDEL from the coding sequence GTGCGTATACCGTTTTCAGAAATATTGTATGTAGAAAGCCAACGGGAATACATCCGTATTGTGACCACCAAACAGGAATATATTTCCAAAATGGGCACCAGTGAGATAGAAGAGCTATTGCCGGCGCGCACTTTCAAGCGGGTACACCGCTCTTTTATTGTGTCTGTCAACAAAATTGAATCTTATACCGCAGAAGAGATCGTCATGCATGGGGTTTCCATCCCGATAGGGCGAGGGTATAAAGATGTGATCGATGAACTGTGA
- a CDS encoding leucine-rich repeat domain-containing protein, with the protein MKKSFIHLTICLLLTVQAASAQNVKMRDENFKKALIEQGVDLNDDGEIQLSEALKVTKLYVNKFHISNLYGIKSFANLEEFGFYDNEIRDADLSGMTKLRAVYGWNNQLQSLNVKGCTNLVTLYAPYNKLSVIDLGGLPKLKELQLHNNTLNVVDVGGHPLLEECQLNDNMMTAFHFKGSNAIKKLRLDNNLLEELNATPLKDLEELSVYKNRPMTVLKIYGLRKLKELSADFCSLNNLNMSGTVSLTKFTW; encoded by the coding sequence ATGAAAAAAAGCTTCATCCATCTCACTATATGCCTGTTGTTGACGGTCCAGGCGGCCTCGGCCCAAAACGTCAAAATGCGTGACGAGAATTTCAAAAAAGCACTCATCGAACAAGGGGTGGACCTGAACGATGACGGCGAAATCCAGTTATCAGAAGCCCTCAAGGTCACGAAACTGTATGTCAACAAGTTCCATATAAGCAACCTGTATGGCATCAAAAGTTTCGCTAACCTGGAGGAATTCGGTTTTTATGACAACGAGATCAGGGACGCGGATTTATCCGGGATGACCAAATTACGGGCAGTCTATGGCTGGAACAACCAGCTGCAAAGCCTTAACGTGAAAGGCTGCACGAACCTGGTAACGCTCTATGCGCCGTACAACAAGCTCTCAGTCATAGACCTGGGCGGCCTGCCCAAACTGAAAGAGCTTCAACTGCACAACAACACGCTGAACGTGGTGGACGTAGGCGGGCACCCGTTGTTGGAAGAGTGCCAGTTGAACGACAACATGATGACCGCCTTCCACTTTAAAGGCTCCAATGCCATAAAAAAACTACGGCTGGACAACAACCTGCTGGAAGAGCTGAATGCCACGCCGTTAAAGGACCTGGAGGAACTGAGCGTGTACAAAAACAGACCCATGACCGTATTAAAAATCTATGGCCTGCGGAAGCTGAAAGAGCTGAGCGCTGATTTTTGCTCGCTGAACAACCTCAATATGAGCGGGACTGTCAGCCTGACTAAATTTACCTGGTGA
- a CDS encoding RidA family protein: MEKRIINPWKWQDERGYAQAVEVKQVNSTLYCAGQAAVLPDGTSSTADMQTQLHIALQNLEQVIHQAGYTCSGIVRLTVYTTSSDTFVNTCFDDYKDWVAKHRVQTALTLTEVKALFETLSIEFEATVVR, encoded by the coding sequence ATGGAGAAACGAATCATTAATCCGTGGAAATGGCAGGATGAACGCGGTTATGCGCAGGCTGTTGAAGTGAAGCAGGTAAACAGTACACTTTATTGCGCCGGCCAGGCGGCCGTGCTGCCCGATGGCACGTCATCCACTGCAGACATGCAAACGCAGCTGCATATTGCCCTGCAAAACCTCGAACAGGTAATCCACCAGGCTGGATACACCTGCAGCGGCATCGTACGTCTCACTGTTTACACCACCTCTTCTGACACGTTTGTGAATACCTGCTTTGATGATTACAAGGATTGGGTAGCCAAACACAGGGTACAGACAGCGCTGACGCTAACGGAAGTGAAAGCGCTCTTTGAGACGTTGAGCATAGAGTTTGAAGCCACCGTGGTCAGGTAA
- a CDS encoding Crp/Fnr family transcriptional regulator yields the protein MQEKLRLHIEKIVLLTDEEFAFVHSHFTVKSLRKKEFLFQTGESVRYSYFVVSGLLTLMYHDDSGKQHIVSFAMEDWWESDFEAYFTRTKAGMSLQCLEDTEVYCLTLENYQKLCAGLQKMEHFFLQKANGGHIGSQRRILSFLTSNAKQRYEQLLQRYPALLQRVPKTLLASYLGVSRETLSRLGHTS from the coding sequence ATGCAGGAAAAGCTGAGGCTACATATAGAAAAAATAGTCCTCCTTACTGACGAAGAGTTTGCATTTGTGCATTCCCATTTCACCGTTAAAAGTCTCAGGAAAAAGGAATTCCTCTTCCAGACCGGTGAGAGTGTCCGGTATTCCTATTTTGTTGTTTCAGGGCTTTTAACCCTGATGTACCACGATGATTCAGGGAAACAACACATTGTGTCCTTTGCGATGGAAGACTGGTGGGAAAGCGACTTTGAGGCCTATTTTACCCGAACAAAAGCCGGTATGTCGCTGCAATGCCTGGAAGACACGGAAGTATACTGCCTTACCCTGGAAAACTACCAAAAACTCTGCGCCGGTCTGCAAAAGATGGAACACTTTTTCCTGCAGAAAGCCAACGGCGGCCATATTGGTTCCCAGCGGCGCATCTTGTCTTTCCTGACCTCCAACGCCAAACAACGCTATGAGCAGCTCCTACAGCGGTATCCGGCACTGTTGCAAAGAGTGCCTAAAACCCTGCTGGCCTCTTACCTGGGCGTTTCCCGTGAAACCCTCAGCAGACTGGGACATACTTCTTAA
- a CDS encoding class I lanthipeptide, which translates to MKKKMHLQKLVLSKKIVARLSTPQTGDVAGRRISDPLTENPCDPVHSMLLCTRAC; encoded by the coding sequence ATGAAAAAGAAAATGCATTTGCAAAAACTCGTTTTAAGCAAAAAAATTGTTGCGCGATTGAGCACGCCACAAACCGGTGATGTGGCCGGCCGCAGGATTTCTGATCCGTTGACGGAAAATCCCTGTGACCCTGTGCACAGCATGTTGCTTTGCACGCGTGCCTGCTAA
- a CDS encoding GNAT family N-acetyltransferase, which translates to MVQIVKAGMEHLDEFAELFNNYRIFYRQPSDLEKGKNFLRERIANGESDTFLALVDGKAVGFAQLYSLFHYKKLERQWLLSDLFVDPNYRGRGLSVMIIDRCKAFCDETNACGLLLETEKTNVIGNQLYPRTGFEVDNEHNYYNWWKA; encoded by the coding sequence ATGGTACAAATTGTCAAAGCAGGGATGGAGCATCTCGATGAATTCGCGGAATTATTCAACAATTACCGCATCTTTTACCGCCAGCCATCAGACCTTGAAAAGGGGAAAAATTTCTTACGGGAAAGGATCGCCAATGGGGAATCAGACACTTTCCTGGCCCTGGTAGATGGCAAAGCCGTAGGGTTTGCCCAGCTCTACTCCCTCTTTCACTACAAAAAACTCGAGCGCCAGTGGCTGTTGAGCGATCTCTTTGTTGACCCCAATTACAGAGGCCGCGGTCTTTCCGTGATGATCATCGACCGCTGCAAAGCCTTCTGTGATGAAACCAACGCCTGCGGCCTGCTGCTGGAAACAGAGAAAACCAACGTTATCGGCAATCAGCTGTACCCCAGAACAGGATTTGAAGTGGACAATGAACACAATTATTACAACTGGTGGAAAGCCTAG